One Mugil cephalus isolate CIBA_MC_2020 chromosome 10, CIBA_Mcephalus_1.1, whole genome shotgun sequence genomic window carries:
- the LOC125014350 gene encoding alpha-1,3-mannosyl-glycoprotein 4-beta-N-acetylglucosaminyltransferase C-like — protein MRLMWKSVDKMRCFRKRSMLPFLGFLLTFLLVFNLYLDDGYVLEADKRQLGEALIHPPNSERYVHTFRDLFNFSGTINVTYRYLAGFPLPRKKYLTIGLSSVKRKKGNYLLETIKSIFDQSSYEELKEIVVVVHLADFDLVWCENLVQEITRKFAHHIIAGRLLVIQAPEEYYPSLDGLKRNYNDPEDRVRFRSKQNVDYAFLLNFCTNLSHFYMMLEDDVRCSRNFLTALKKVITSREGSYWVMLEFSKLGYIGKLYHSRDLPRLAHFLLMFYQEMPCDWLLIHFRGLLAQKDVIRFKPSLFQHMGYYSSYKGAENKLKDDDFEEDSIDIPDNPPASLYTNINVFENYDATKAYSSIADEYFWGKPPCTGDFFIIIFNKSTKISRIKIVTGTEDRQNDILHHGALEVGQKSVETKQGRQCTSYITLGEFKVGSIEVYNVDHKIGFDIECVRIVITASQKEWLIIRTISLWTTQPVSQLKK, from the exons ATGAGGCTAATGTGGAAGTCTGTGGACAAGATGCGGTGCTTCAGGAAACGATCCATGCTCCCATTCCTCGGCTTCCTCCTAACCTTTCTGCTCGTTTTCAACCTTTACTTGGATGATGGTTACGTGCTG GAGGCTGACAAAAGGCAGTTGGGTGAAGCGCTCATACATCCACCAAACTCCGAAAGATACGTCCACACGTTTAGAGACTTGTTTAATTTTTCTGGGACCATTAATGTGACGTATCGCTACCTTGCAGGATTTCCTTTACCACGCAAAA AGTACCTCACTATTGGACTGTCATCTGTcaagaggaaaaagggaaacTACCTTCTGGAGACGATCAaatccatctttgatcagtccaGCTATGAAGAACTGAAAGAGATAGTGGTTGTGGTCCACTTGGCAGACTTTGACCTGGTCTGGTGTGAGAACTTGGTTCAGGAAATCACCAGGAAGTTTGCTCATCACATCATAGCGGGCCGCCTCCTGGTCATCCAGGCCCCAGAGGAGTACTACCCATCTCTGGACGGGTTGAAAAGGAACTACAACGACCCAGAGGACCGGGTCCGTTTCCGCTCTAAGCAGAACGTAGACTATGCTTTCCTCCTCAACTTCTGCACGAACCTCTCTCACTTCTACATGATGTTAGAAGACGACGTGCGCTGCTCCAGGAACTTCCTGACGGCGCTGAAGAAGGTGATCACCTCCAGAGAAGGCTCCTACTGGGTGATGCTGGAGTTCTCCAAGCTGGGCTACATCGGGAAGCTGTACCACTCCCGAGACCTGCCACGTCTGGCCCATTTCCTGCTTATGTTCTACCAGGAAATGCCCTGCGACTGGCTCCTCATCCACTTCAGGGGTCTGCTGGCCCAGAAGGACGTGATCCGCTTCAAGCCCTCGCTGTTCCAGCACATGGGCTACTACTCCTCTTATAAAGGAGCAGAGAACAAGCTGAAGGACGACGACTTTGAGGAAGACTCCATAGACATTCCTGACAACCCCCCGGCCAGCCTTTACACAAACATCAACGTCTTTGAAAACTACGACGCCACCAAGGCTTACAGTAGCATTGCTGATGAGTATTTCTGGGGGAAACCTCCATGCACTGGCGACTTCTTTATCATAATCTTTAACAAGTCAACAAAAATCAGCAGAATTAAAATTGTGACAGGCACAGAGGACCGACAAAATGACATTCTTCACCACGGAGCTCTGGAAGTAGGCCAGAAATCTGTAGAAACTAAACAGGGGAGACAGTGCACGTCCTACATCACATTAGGGGAGTTTAAAGTGGGAAGCATTGAGGTTTACAACGTGGACCATAAGATTGGCTTTGACATTGAGTGTGTACGAATAGTCATCACTGCCAGTCAGAAAGAGTGGCTCATCATAAGAACTATCAGTTTATGGACCACACAACCTGTTAGTcagttgaaaaaataa